One region of Primulina tabacum isolate GXHZ01 chromosome 1, ASM2559414v2, whole genome shotgun sequence genomic DNA includes:
- the LOC142516016 gene encoding uncharacterized protein LOC142516016, with the protein MRDDDALPISTPTSSSIVSSSSSGIPKQDHPPSSVGIFGRGRYKFWALAAIILLALWSMVTGTVSLRWSAGNLNHVADDYHFPSTDDLDVLDLEEREKMVKRMWDEYTNSQRIRLAGFWQEAFVAAYEDLTSEVPEVRHAAVSEIARMSALYIKLDPPPLESSISLKLRNLNRKEAEHTSA; encoded by the exons ATCTTCATCGATTGTATCGTCATCGTCCTCGGGGATTCCGAAGCAGGACCATCCGCCGAGTTCCGTCGGCATTTTCGGCCGCGGACGATACAAGTTTTGGGCTCTCGCAGCAATTATATTGTTAGCATTATGGTCAATGGTCACCGGGACCGTCTCTCTTCGGTGGTCCGCCGGGAATCTCAATCATGTTGCCGATGATTACCATTTCCCTTCCACTGATGATCTCGATGTCCTT GATTTGGAGGAGAGGGAGAAAATGGTGAAGCGCATGTGGGATGAGTACACCAACAGTCAACGGATCAGATTGGCTGGATTTTGGCAAGAGGCCTTCGTGGCCGCTTACGAGGATTTGACTAGCGAGGTGCCTGAAGTTCGACATGCTGCCGTTTCGGAGATCGCTAGGATGTCCGCGCTCTACATCAAGCTTGACCCTCCTCCTCTAGAATCTTCTATATCTTTG AAATTGCGAAATTTGAATCGAAAGGAAGCTGAGCACACATCTGCATAA